In Desulfurella sp., the genomic stretch ATTTTTATCGCACCATGGCTTTAGTATACACTCAAAAGAAGCGCTTATTATAATAACTCTATCTTTTTGAGTTTTGTGCCAGTTAATTTTATCAAGCGCTACACTTCTGATTAATTTTGGTAGGATATTTAGCGAAAAGTCTTGAGCTTTTGATTTGAAAAATTCTTCGTCAATTCCTCGAAAGAAATACTCTATAAAGCTTTCTTTTAATGCCTGATCATTATATAGGTTTAGTTTATATAAAACTATTTGTGGTAATAATTTAATAGCACCTTTAAGTAAATCTCTTTTGCTTTTTAAATATTTGGTAAATTCTATTGTACTGTCTTTTGTTGATATAGTGCCGTCAAAATCAAATAGTGCAAGGTTCAAAAATTTAGCCTTTTAAATATGTATTCTGGTAAATTATTTATTGTTTTCATTATAAAAAACCATTCTTTTTTGGTGTATATCACGTCTTTTTTTTGTTGTTGGGCATCAAATATGTCTTTTGCTACTTCTTGAGGTGTTGCGGTAAGTTTTTTTGGTAATTTCATGCCTTTTGTCATCTTTGTGTCTACAAACCCAGGCTTTACTGTAAGAACGTCTACATTGGATTTAAACAACCTGTTTCTTAAACCAGATAAGTATGCTGTAAAGGCCGCTTTAGAGCTTCCATATATGTAGTTTGTGGCTCTTCCTCTATCTCCTGCTACAGAACTTATACCTATTATAAAACCGCTACCTCTTTTTTCAAAATCATTTGCTATGATATTTAAAATACTTACTGCGCAGGTAAAGTTTGTGTCTATTCTTTTTTTTGCTTCTAAAAAGTCATTTTGTGCTTTTTTTTGATCTCCAAGGTATCCTATAGCAAAGATAATACCTACTGGTTTTGGATTTAATGCATTGTAGAAATCAAAATGGCTTTGCGTATCAAGCAGGTCAAACTCAATTGGCTGTATTTTTACATTGTATCTAATCTGCATATCTTGAATATCCTTCTCCAGCTCAAGTATGTTTCTTGCTGCTAAATACAAGTCATAGCCTGCGTTTGCGTATTGCCTTGATAGCGCTTTTGCTATGTCGCTTTTTGCTCCAAGTACTAATATATGGCTCATTTTGCCTCCCTTATATGCCAAGTATTCTTTTTGACTGCAATGAACTAAATTTGTGTTTAGGATCGTATGTGTTTTTTATCTCCAAAAATTTTTCTATATTTGGATATCCTTTTATGAATGCTTCTTTTTTAAGTCTTGCATCTTTTGTAAAATAAAACCTGCCTTGATAGTCAAGCACTATTGCATCTAAATAGTCAAGCAACTCAAAGACATTTTTTGATATAGGAAAATCTAAAGCAAGCGTATAGCCTTCCATAGGAAAAGATATTAAAGAGTCTTGTTTGCCAAACAACTTTAAAACAGCCAAGAAAGAACCTTGATTGCTTTGGGCAATTTTTGTAAGTATTACTTGCAAGCCTTCTTTGCTTGACTGTTTTGGCAAAACAAACTGGTATTGAAGAAAGCCTTTTGGACCGTATATACGATTCCAGTTATGTATGCTATCTAGAGGGTAAAAGAATGTATCGTAGTCAATAATTGATTTTGATAGGCCTTTTTTTGCTTTTGAAAAGTAAAGCTCATTGAATGCCCTCACACTATATGGATTTAGTAGAAACTCTGGAAGATCAATTGGAACATTAAGCTTTCTTTTTTGCTTTAGTGAAAATGTGTTTGTTGTAGCTAGCTCATATTCTAAAGCATGTTCTCCTCTCATCAGTATGCTGCGTCCTAAGTTTTTCCCGCTTGATAGACAGTCAATCCAAGCCACAGAGTAGGTGTAATCCTGAGATTGTTCAAAATACTCCATAATTTCTTCAAGGTTGTATGCCTTTATAGTCTCCTGCTTTATATAGCTAGACTCTATCTTTTTTAGCTTAAAGGTAGCTTCTAATATAATACCGGTAAGACCCATTCCACCAATTGTTGCAAAAAACAAATCACTGTTTTTTTCTTTTGAGCAAGTTACTATAGAGCCATCAGAAAGCATCAATTTTATTTCAATTACATGAGAGCCAAAGCTTTTTTCTTTGTGGTGGTTTTTGCCATGCACATCAGAAGCAATTGCTCCGCCAACTGTAACAAATTTTGTTCCCGGCGTTACAGGCAAAAAAAAGCCACGCTTTACAAAAGCTTCCAAAATCTCAGCAAGCGAAATACCTGCTTCGCATCTCAATACACCGCTCTCTTTATCAAAATCTAAAAAGTGGTTATAATTTAAGCTTGAAAGTATTACTTCAGACAAAGAACTATCCCCGTAACA encodes the following:
- a CDS encoding HAD-IB family hydrolase, whose translation is MNLALFDFDGTISTKDSTIEFTKYLKSKRDLLKGAIKLLPQIVLYKLNLYNDQALKESFIEYFFRGIDEEFFKSKAQDFSLNILPKLIRSVALDKINWHKTQKDRVIIISASFECILKPWCDKNNLELIATKLEFINHIVTGKLLTKNCKGKEKVNRIKELLDLNDYQLIYAYGDSRGDKEMLKLANKKFYKIF
- a CDS encoding SDR family oxidoreductase, whose amino-acid sequence is MSHILVLGAKSDIAKALSRQYANAGYDLYLAARNILELEKDIQDMQIRYNVKIQPIEFDLLDTQSHFDFYNALNPKPVGIIFAIGYLGDQKKAQNDFLEAKKRIDTNFTCAVSILNIIANDFEKRGSGFIIGISSVAGDRGRATNYIYGSSKAAFTAYLSGLRNRLFKSNVDVLTVKPGFVDTKMTKGMKLPKKLTATPQEVAKDIFDAQQQKKDVIYTKKEWFFIMKTINNLPEYIFKRLNF
- a CDS encoding FAD-binding oxidoreductase yields the protein MIVTNWGKYPKTDAVIESFDSELKAKEFIDSHQALITRGLGRCYGDSSLSEVILSSLNYNHFLDFDKESGVLRCEAGISLAEILEAFVKRGFFLPVTPGTKFVTVGGAIASDVHGKNHHKEKSFGSHVIEIKLMLSDGSIVTCSKEKNSDLFFATIGGMGLTGIILEATFKLKKIESSYIKQETIKAYNLEEIMEYFEQSQDYTYSVAWIDCLSSGKNLGRSILMRGEHALEYELATTNTFSLKQKRKLNVPIDLPEFLLNPYSVRAFNELYFSKAKKGLSKSIIDYDTFFYPLDSIHNWNRIYGPKGFLQYQFVLPKQSSKEGLQVILTKIAQSNQGSFLAVLKLFGKQDSLISFPMEGYTLALDFPISKNVFELLDYLDAIVLDYQGRFYFTKDARLKKEAFIKGYPNIEKFLEIKNTYDPKHKFSSLQSKRILGI